One window from the genome of Ovis canadensis isolate MfBH-ARS-UI-01 breed Bighorn chromosome 21, ARS-UI_OviCan_v2, whole genome shotgun sequence encodes:
- the LOC138426882 gene encoding olfactory receptor 10G9-like, whose translation MTNMSLVTTFILMGLPHAPELDTLLFGIFLVIYVLTVVGNLLILLVIIVNPHLHTPMYYFLSNLSLIDMWYSTVTVPKMLMTLVSPEGSPISFPSCVAQFYSFDFLGSTECFLYTAMAYDRFLAISHPLRYASMMSGRTCVILATTTWLSGSLHSAAQTTPTFRLPFCGPNQIQHYICDAPAILKLACADTSTVEMVIFVSIGVVALGCFFLIVLSYVSIVHSILKIRTSEGRWRAFQTCASHCIVVLCFYGPLVFIYLRPGSKEVVDRIVAVFYTVMTPLLNPVVYTLRNKEVKKALLELKDKVIYSQSK comes from the coding sequence ATGACAAACATGAGCCTAGTGACAACGTTCATCCTCATGGGCCTTCCCCATGCACCAGAGCTGGACACGCTCCTCTTTGGAATCTTCCTGGTGATCTATGTCCTCACTGTGGTGGGGAACCTACTCATCCTGCTGGTGATTATAGTGAATCCCCACttgcacacccccatgtactacTTCCTGAGCAACCTGTCCCTCATTGACATGTGGTACTCCACAGTCACTGTGCCCAAAATGCTGATGACCCTGGTATCACCTGAAGGCAGTCCTATCTCCTTTCCCAGCTGTGTGGCCCAGTTTTACTCCTTTGACTTCCTGGGCAGCACTGAGTGCTTCCTCTACACCgccatggcctatgaccgcttccTGGCCATCAGTCACCCTCTCAGGTATGCCAGCATGATGAGTGGGAGGACGTGTGTCATCCTGGCCACAAccacgtggctcagtggctcTCTGCACTCTGCTGCCCAGACCACACCGACATTCCGTTTGCCTTTCTGCGGGCCCAACCAGATCCAGCATTACATTTGTGATGCACCAGCCATCCTCAAACTGGCCTGTGCAGACACGTCCACTGTGGAGATGGTGATCTTTGTCAGCATTGGGGTGGTGGCCTTAGGTTGTTTTTTCCTGATAGTGCTGTCCTACGTATCCATTGTCCATTCCATCCTGAAGATCCGCACCTCAGAGGGAAGATGGAGAGCCTTCCAGACCTGTGCCTCCCACTGCATTGTGGTCCTTTGCTTCTATGGTCCCCTTGTTTTCATTTACCTGAGACCAGGCTCCAAGGAGGTTGTGGACAGGATTGTGGCTGTTTTCTACACTGTGATGACGCCCCTTCTGAACCCTGTGGTCTACACCCTGAGGAACAAGGAAGTGAAGAAAGCTCTGCTCGAGCTTAAAGACAAAGTAATATATTCACAGAGCAAATGA